The following proteins are encoded in a genomic region of Kitasatospora cineracea:
- a CDS encoding WhiB family transcriptional regulator, with product MTVISRLPGAIEEEWDWQFAGACRAADSQLFFHPAGERGQAHEDRDRAAKAVCARCPVRERCLRHALAARERYGVWGGYTEEERRSMLRRRRRNRVR from the coding sequence ATGACCGTGATCTCGCGCCTGCCCGGCGCCATCGAGGAGGAGTGGGACTGGCAGTTCGCCGGCGCCTGCCGCGCCGCCGACTCCCAGCTGTTCTTCCACCCGGCCGGAGAGCGCGGCCAGGCCCACGAAGACCGCGACCGCGCCGCCAAGGCCGTCTGTGCGCGCTGCCCCGTCCGCGAACGCTGCCTGCGGCACGCGCTGGCCGCCCGCGAACGCTACGGCGTCTGGGGCGGCTACACCGAGGAGGAGCGGCGCAGCATGTTGCGCCGCCGCCGGCGCAACCGCGTCCGCTGA